In Pelodictyon luteolum DSM 273, the genomic stretch ACGCAGGGTTCGTCAGGTTCAAGGTCGCGCCCCACGCGGGCGCGTGGATTGAAACAATATCGGCCTGCATATCCAACAGCGCGTTTATCGTCGCGCCCCACGCGGGCGCGTGGATTGAAACTCGTCAAACGCTATCCTCATAAAAGGGCGTGATGTCGCGCCCCACGCGGGCGCGTGGATTGAAACATCCGGGAGGTGCAGGAGGCGACCGGCATCCCGGTCGCGCCCCACGCGGGCGCGTGGATTGAAACAGCGACGACATCAGCCGACAGATACGGCTCGATGGTCGCGCCCCACGCGGGCGCGTGGATTGAAACATGTACCGGACAGCCCGCAAAAATGCAATCTCCGTCGCGCCCCACGCGGGCGCGTGGATTGAAACTAAAAAACCTTGAGGAGGTAGGGTTATGAAAGTGGTCGCGCCCCACGCGGGCGCGTGGATTGAAACAACCAGGAGCGATGGCTCGATGATGTAGATGATGCAGTCGCGCCCCACGCGGGCGCGTGGATTGAAACAAACTCATTTGTTGTTGTTTCCCGGTTCCGCTGGGTGTCGCGCCCCACGCGGGCGCGTGGATTGAAACCACTATAAAATCAGAAGAAAGAGAAGGCAAGGAAGGTCGCGCCCCACGCGGGCGCGTGGATTGAAACTATTCGACGATTATCACCATAATAAGATGAAGCAAGTCGCGCCCCACGCGGGCGCGTGGATTGAAACGCCTCAAGACGGGCAGCAGTGTTATCGAGAGCCCGGTCGCGCCCCACGCGGGCGCGTGGATTGAAACAGGTAAGTTCCTGCCGACCGAGGAGAAGATTGCTCGTCGCGCCCCACGCGGGCGCGTGGATTGAAACTACTTCGGCTCTCGCGGGCTTGAGAAGATTGGGCAGTCGCGCCCCACGCGGGCGCGTGGATTGAAACTTCGGGATACAGCGCGTCAACTGATACCCGTGCCCGTCGCGCCCCACGCAGGCGCGTGGATTGAAACATGAGTCTCCCTGCTACTCTTCGCAAGCGGTTCGAGTCGCGCCCCACGCGGGCGCGTGGATTGAAACGCCTATCTGGGACGACGGGTCCCAGCTTTTCGGGTCGCGCCCCACGCGGGCGCGTGGATCTGGGAACTTGAGGTACTGTTCGTTCGCGATGGCGGTCTTCTTCCCCACACGCGGGGGGGGGGTCCATCAGCAAGGGAATCAAACCGCGGAATTAACCAGGGATTATAGTACATCGTCATCGACATAGGGCCAGACGCCCCACTCGACAAAGTTACCGAAGGCATTAATCTGAGCTTTGAACGCTACAAGGCAATACAACGCATCATCATCCTGATGGGCGACAAAGCCCCCGAGATCCAAAAAAAGCTGACTATGAGACGGGAAAGATGCTCGTAGAGCTGCAGAGAAGACTGAAATAAAAAAAGCGATATAAAGAAGACCGGAGCCTTTCTTCCCGGTGGGCCGGCATTACCCGCCCCCCCCTCATCGCACTACAAATATACGCACGAATCGCTAAAATATAACCCGCCATGATCGAGCCAATTATCCACATCGAGGTCGCCGGGATCCAAGAACTCAAAAGCCTGCTCGCCCGCATAACCAGCCCTCGCACAGCAAGTAACCAAAGACAGCGACGCACTCCACGGCATCGGCACCATCCTCTACAAAAGCGCCATCACCACCATCAACCAAGGCGGCCGGCCACTCTACAAACCACTCGCCCAAAGCACCATCAACAAACGATGGGCCAAAGAGCAAACGCGCACCCCCGGCAGTCTTCCCCACAGGCGTGGGGGTGTTGTGATACCCTCAATCGCACAATATCTGGTAATATTATTCCAAAATAGAACGCACAATACATTCTATCAGCTCGCCGTGTTCAACAATGAGCTTCGGATGATTGATAACAGGCAAGATCTGGATTATGAACAGTTTCGCGCTTTTCGCTTCGTTCAGCTATACCGATGTATGTTCCCCGTGCTCGTAAAAACTTGACAGGAAGACTGACTTCACAGATAAGAGTGTTTGCGCGATAGCAGAATCAGAAAAGCCGGGGGAAATCACTTATGGGGAAACTCACCCTGCCGGTTATGATTCCGTACCCTCTAGTGGACGGAATCATAACCGGCGGCCTCCGCTCCGTCAGGACTTGTTCAGGAAGACAGAGAAGAGATCGATCGGGATCGGGAAAACGGTCGTCGAGTTGTTCTCCTGGGCGATGTCCTTCAGGGTCTGCAGGTAGCGCAGCTGCAGGGCCGAAGGAGCAGAGGAGATGACCATGGCAGCGTCAGCCAGACGCTGGGCGGCCTGGAACTCACCCTCGGCGTTGATGATCTTCGAACGGCGCTCACGCTCCGCCTCGGCCTGCTTGGCCATGGCGCGACGCATCTCTTCGGGAAGGTCAATCTCCTTCACCTCCACCTTGCTCACCTTCACACCCCAGGGCTCGGTGTCCTTGTCGAGAATGGACTGGATCCGGGTATTGATTTCATCGCGCTCGGCCAGGAGATTATCAAGCTCTCCCTGTCCACAGACACTCCGGAGGGTGGTCTGGGCAAGCTGCGAGGTCGCGAAATGGAAATCCTCGACATCGATAATGGCCTTTACCGGGTCGAGCACCCTGAAGTAGACCACCGCACTTACCTTCACCGACACGTTGTCGCGGGTGATGATGTCCTGCGGGGGGACATCGAGTGTGACGGTGCGGAGGTCCACCCGCACCATCTTGTCGATGCCCGGGATGAGGATGATGAGCCCCGGACCTTTGGGACCGAGCAGCCTGCCGAGGCGGAACACGACGGCCCGTTCGTATTCGCGCATGATCTTGATCGAAGAGGCCAGAAAGGCCGCAACGAGGATCAGTATGGTGAGAAAATTGAAAGTAAGCATAGTGTGCATCCTTTATGGTTATTGTTGATATGGTTGTCTGTTCCTGTTATTGCCTGTTCACCTGCAGCTGCATCCCCTTCATCCCCTCCACCCTTACCCCGCCCCCCTTCTCAACGGCGGAAGCCGACACCGCGTCCCAAAGCTCTCCGTGCACGAATACCTTTCCGGGGACTCCCGGGGCCAGCGGCTCGAGTGCCTCGCCTGTTTCACCGACCAGACCCTCGCCTCCCGACAGTTTTCTCCCGCGTGCCGAACGGACGATGAGGCGCAGGATCAACACGACTGCCAGAGAGAATGCTATGAACACAGGAAGGAATACCTGCAGCGACAGGGTGAGGCCGCTCGAGGGGAAATCGAACAGCATGAGGGATCCTGCAAAGAGCGACACAAGCCCTGCAACGGCAAGCACGCCTCCGCTCGTCACGAAAACCTCCATAGCCAGAAAAAGTACGGCAAGCATGAGAAGGAGGATGCCGGTGATGCTGGCAGAAAGCAGCTGCAGCGAATAGAGGCCGAGCAGAAGCGCTACGGCACCCGCAGTGCCTGGAAAAATGGCTCCGGGGCTGGCGAATTCGAAATACAGGCCGAGAAGCCCGGCAAGGAAAAGAATGTAGGCGATGTCCGGATGAGCAACGGCCATCAGCACGGATTCGGAGAATGACGGCGGTTTCATGACCAGCCTGGCGCCTGCAGTCGAGAGGGTCTGGATTCCTGCAGCGGTTTTTAGCTGACGGCCGTCTGTGCGCCGGAGCAGCTCTTTGGGCGTATCGGCAATGATGTCGATCACCCCTTCCTGCAGGGCTTCGGAGGCACTTGAGGCAAGGCTTTCACGAACCGCACGCTCCGCCCACTCAGGATTGCGGCCGCGCTCGAGGGCAAGGCTTCTGGCAAATGCGGCAAGATCATTGACCGCTTTCGTGCCGGCGGCACTTTCCCCCTGCCCGGGGATTCCGGGAGTGACTGGATGTGCGGCACCGGTTTCCGTACCGGGCGACATGGCAGCCACATG encodes the following:
- a CDS encoding slipin family protein; this encodes MLTFNFLTILILVAAFLASSIKIMREYERAVVFRLGRLLGPKGPGLIILIPGIDKMVRVDLRTVTLDVPPQDIITRDNVSVKVSAVVYFRVLDPVKAIIDVEDFHFATSQLAQTTLRSVCGQGELDNLLAERDEINTRIQSILDKDTEPWGVKVSKVEVKEIDLPEEMRRAMAKQAEAERERRSKIINAEGEFQAAQRLADAAMVISSAPSALQLRYLQTLKDIAQENNSTTVFPIPIDLFSVFLNKS
- a CDS encoding NfeD family protein; translated protein: MRTIHLSMEMRALPFRIPGFGVALVMVVMLLFFQSLHAAESVPVERLVTGMVLRGPVNPGSARYFSRVLDEASLEGSGAVLVELDTPGGLVSSLRTMVKAVMASPVPVIVYVSPSGAEAASAGALLLLSAHVAAMSPGTETGAAHPVTPGIPGQGESAAGTKAVNDLAAFARSLALERGRNPEWAERAVRESLASSASEALQEGVIDIIADTPKELLRRTDGRQLKTAAGIQTLSTAGARLVMKPPSFSESVLMAVAHPDIAYILFLAGLLGLYFEFASPGAIFPGTAGAVALLLGLYSLQLLSASITGILLLMLAVLFLAMEVFVTSGGVLAVAGLVSLFAGSLMLFDFPSSGLTLSLQVFLPVFIAFSLAVVLILRLIVRSARGRKLSGGEGLVGETGEALEPLAPGVPGKVFVHGELWDAVSASAVEKGGGVRVEGMKGMQLQVNRQ